The Paenibacillus amylolyticus genome contains the following window.
AGCGGCTATATATCTTGATGTTATCTGCAATCTGAATAGCGAGTTCTCTAGTTGGTGTCAAAATCAATGAGCGAATATGTCGTGCGGACTTGGGTCCTTTCGATCTTTCGCTTAATAATTGAATGATCGGTAGCGAAAAAGCTGCCGTCTTGCCTGTTCCTGTCTGTGCACATCCCAGCAGATCTCTGCCCGCTAATACAGCTGGAATAGACTGTTCCTGTATAGGCGTAGGATTGGTATAGTTTGCTTTGCTTAATCCTTCCAGTATGGAGGGGATAATATTCAAGTCCTTAAATGTCATGTTGTCTCCTTCATTTACGCACATCTATCGATAAGACGTATCTTTTATTTCACACGTAACGTATAAGGATAACATTAAAAACGTAATCTGTACATTATCTTTTTAAAACCACTTGTCTAACTAACCAATTTCAGACCCACTGCTGATCCGAGTACCATGGCGATAAACAGTATTCTTAGGGCATTTCGAGGTTCGCCGTAAAACATCATACCCAGAATGGCCCCGCCGGAGGCTCCGATTCCCGTCCATACCGCATATGCTGTCCCCATTGGAAGAGTTCTCATCGCAAGGGACAGGAATATAAAGCTTAAACCAAACCCGGCTACCAATAGAACCAGTGAAATGAAGTTACGGTCTTTGTGCAACTTGTTTATCATCAGCACCCCAATCATCTCAAAGACCCCTGCCAAGATAAGAAATACCCAGTTCATGATTGCTGCAACTCCTTATTCTTTTCTTTGCTTAGCATTTTAAGACCAATTACACCGAGTAAAAGTATACCAATGAGTATCATTTTTCCGGCTTCAACCGTTGCATCGAACAAAATAAT
Protein-coding sequences here:
- a CDS encoding multidrug efflux SMR transporter; the encoded protein is MNWVFLILAGVFEMIGVLMINKLHKDRNFISLVLLVAGFGLSFIFLSLAMRTLPMGTAYAVWTGIGASGGAILGMMFYGEPRNALRILFIAMVLGSAVGLKLVS